One Candidatus Taylorbacteria bacterium genomic window, CTTCTTTTTCCTTAGCGGTTACCGCCAACTCATCCGCAGTCACAGCCAGCTTTCGTCTCACCTCCTCTTTTTCCTTCGCAGTCACGGCAAGTTCTTCCGCGGTCACAGCCAATTTTCGTCTGACCTCTTCTTTTTCCTTAGCGGTTACCGCCAACTCATCCGCAGTCACAGCCAGCTTTCGCCTCACCTCTTCTTTTTCTTTGGCAGTGAGGGCGAGTTTTTTATCGGTCACCGCCAGCCTGCGCCTCACCTCCTCTTTTTCTTTAGCGGTTACAGCGAGCTTATTGGCTTTGATTTTAAGCTCCCTTGCCGTAACTTCCAACTTGCGACGAATACTTTCCTTTTCACTTGCGGTCACAGCGAGCTGTCTTGCTTTCAGGCTAAGCTTTTCTGCCGTCACCTCTAGCTTGCGCCGAACACTTTCCTTTTCCCTAGCGGTTACGGCAAGTTGTTTTGCTTTCAGTTTTAGTTCTCGTGCCGTTATCTCCACTCTTCGTCTAACGCTCTCCTTCACCTTGGCGGTTTCGGCGAGTCTGTGGGCTCTTTTCTTTAGTCCTTTTGCCTTCACCACCAACTTTCGCCTGACACCCTCCTTTCCACGAGCGGTTACCGCGAGCTTGCTGGCTCTTTGTTTCAGTCCTTTTGCAGTCACTACCAACCTTCGTCTGGCGCCCTCTTTTTTCTTGGCAGACACGGCGAGCTTAGTGGCTTTCAGACGAAGCTTTTTTACCGGCACTTCTAGCTTTCGTCTGACGCTCGCTTTTTCCTTGGCAGATACGGCGAGCTTAGTGGCCTTCAGACGAAGTTTTTTTACCGGCACTTCAATTTTTCGCTTAACAATTTCTTTTTCCGATTTTTTTCTTCTATTTTTCATGCTTCCAATTATTATGCCTTATTATATTCTCGATCCAATAATAAAACAATGAGTTGTGGAGTTACTATTCGTCAAGGGGGGAGCTTGGGCGCTGTGACTCTACTGGGAGTCTCGGCAACGCCGCGTGGCTTTCAGGTTTACTCGAAATATTAATTTCTCGTAAACATTGAAAGCCTTTCGACTCCCGGACGCAGAGCCCCCAGCTCTGCTTAGAGTCACAGCGTAAATCACTACGCTCATTTCGCTGTGACTCTACCGGGAATCGAACCCGGATTTATTGCTTGAAAAGCAACTGTCCTAACCATTAGACGATAGAGCCGATCAAAATACATAAAAAATATAGCATATACTGATAAAATCACAAACATCCTTTATTGAACTCCTTTTAACAGTAAGGTATACTGTAACTATGAGTTCAAATATTCACCTTAAGGAAGCAGCTATTTCTTTGCGAAGAAGTGGCTTAAGCTATAATGTGATTCGCAAACGATTAAATATTAAGTCAAAAGGCACTTTAAGCTTTTGGTTTAAAAATTTAGAATTATCAGCGGTACAAAGAAAAAAGCTTAGAAAGAACAATCATCTCTCTTACGTAAGAGGATTACGCAAGGCAAACACAAAGCGAACTCTCAGAATAAAAAATGAAAATATTAATGCAGGAAAAGAAGGAGAAAAACTAATCGGGCAATTATCTAAAAGGGATTTATTGCTCATAGGTGCAGCTTTATACTGGGGTGAGGGAACGAAATCTCAAAAAAGAACCTCTGCCTCCCTAGTGTTCAGTAATTCTGACCCCAAAATGGTTAGAGTTTTTATGATGTTTATTAGAAAAATATTATTAATAAAGGAAGAAAAGATTCGTTCGGGAATCCATCTATATTCAAACATTTCAGAAGAAAAAGCTAGAATTTATTGGTCGAATATTACAAACCTTCCAAAAGATCGATTTTATATCGTCACTCAAGTAAGTAGGGCAAGTCAAAATAAGAGACCATTTAATAGTTTACCTTTTGGCACTATTGCGATAAAAATTAATAGTAGAATACAATTTTATAAAATATTAGGGATGATTAAAGGTCTGTCCGAAAATTTTTTGTAAAAAACACAAAAAATGGTATTGTTTGAATCAAGGAAAGGTGGCTGAGTGGTTGAAAGCGCATGACTCGAAATCATGTAGGGTCGAAAGGCCCTCGAGGGTTCAAATCCCTCCCTTTCCGCAATGATTCGTGCAAAACAACCCTTCGGTTGTTCTAGCGACTCATCATTGTGAGATGAGGGAGGGATGAGAAAGACGCAGCGGATGCCGAGCTAGCAAGCGAGGTCGCGAGTCGGGGTAGCGGAAATTTTCGAGCGACGGCGAGAAAATTATCTGTGACCAAATCCCTCCCTTTCCGCAGTTAGGAAATAAATCGTCAATTTACTTTAGTTTTTGAAAAAAAGATCCTATGAATCCACAAGAGAGACCCAATGATTTAAAACGATTAATTAAATCGGAGTCAATAAAGGAGAATCACATAGATCAACCCCCGTCTTCTGAACAAATAGGCAAGCAAGTGTCTAGGAGTGTTGAAAATACATCTGAACAGCTTGATAAAGTTCGCCATGAGATTAATATTGCAGAGCAAAATCAGCCATCAGACCAAAAGGAGATTGCTGTCCCTCAAAACCAAAGGGAAACAATTACAATAGGGAATAAGCAATATATTGTTGAATATGTTCCAAAAGATGCAATTTATCCTGGTTTTGGTAATTCAAGTGGAAACATAGCCACAGTAAGAAAGGATTTACCACCTCGCGTCAGAAACTTTGTTAAAGCACACGAATTGTACCATTGTCAGGATGAAGCTACTTGGGGAGGTTGGATTGGAAGAGAAATCAGGGCAAATCTAGTTCCAGGACTAAAGGATCCTGCCGGTTTACTTGCAACGGCTTGGGCAACGCTTTCGGATTTGGATAGAATCAAATTTTATTTGAGACGCATAAAAAGAGGCTACTAAATATGCTTATCACCCCAACAAACTGGAGTTTGTAAGGATGATGTAGTAACATGTGACTATGGGTAGGGTAAAAACAGCAAAGCAAATGGAGCGACATCTCAAAGGAATGGCGAATCACTATCGTATTCAGATTCTTTTGATTATTGCATCAAATGAGAGCATCACTCTTGATAAAATCATAGAACAAATTAATGCAAACGAAAAAACTATTGGAGAGCATACGCGGCGTCTCCACAGTGCGGGTCTTATCAGCAAGAAATATCGAGGACATTTTGTCGAACATACTCTGTCGCCATATGGCAAAACATTTGTTAGTTTCCTAAAATCATTTCAACGACTCTAAAACATACCCTTAAATACTCCAGTATTTAAGGGTATGTTACTTTCGAAATATTGTGTGTCAATTAATCACAATACATTTATGCTTTATCTCAAAAAGCCCAAAGATTTTGCAAAAAAATTTGATGTGGCAGCATGTTTTTTTGAGTGCAATGGAGAGTTTCTCATTCTCCATCGCCACAATCATAAATCGGAAGGGGATAAATGGGGATTGCCTGCAGGCAAAATAAACTCCGGAGAGACTCCCGTCGACGGGGCTTTGAGGGAAATTTACGAAGAGACGGGAAATAGAGTAAGGAAAGAGAATCTTGTTTTTTTTAGAAAAATGTATGTGCGATATCCCGATTTTGATTTCGACTACTATCTTTTTTCGATTGCGCTTACAGAAAAGCCGCAAGTTACTTTGAGTGAAAGAGAACATAAGGACTCGAAGTGGGTAACTCCCAAGGGAGCATTGTCAATGAATCTTATGAGGGATTTCGATAGTACGGTGAGGCTTTTCTTCTGTATCAAGTAATTGGCATTATAAAAAAGCCCGCGGTATCTGCCGGGGCTTCGAACCTCAAGTTCATCTCCATGGATTTGCTCGCTCTTCATCAACCATGATGATTGTTTTCTGTGTGACGTCAGAAATAATCTCCGCCTCGTTTTCAGCAAATCCAAAACACTCGCCGGGTTTGGGATATCCATGCTCTCTCCACCAGCGGGCCGCACCTGGTGCGGCACGCTCCAGAATTGCGATTGCCTCGTCTTGAGGAACACTAAAGCCAAAACGATTCAATGTTGCTTTTTCACCGCTTAGGACGCCTTGATCCATTCCGCTATCGGGATAGCCGACGAAGGGATGACAAGGCAGGACCATGCCGACCCATTCTTGACGAACATCGATCGGAGGTTCACCACAGGGGACTCTCGTGATTTTGATGAGACCAGTCGCTTCAGTTTTTGGCATAATGAATCCTTGGGGTACGTTTGTGTGACTCATTCGAGTATATGCCGACAAAAAAAACGGTCAAGGGATAAAACTGACTATTTCGCCTTAAGAAACAGATAGATATCTTCAAGAGCCCTGACCGCGTCGCCGGCGGCGATGTTGTTTTGGTGATAGAGACTGTCCGTGCAATCTCCGGCAGCCCAGACACCGGCGATACTCGTCCGCTGATTGCGAGGGTCGATTATGATATGTCCCCATTGGTCGAGCTTCACGACGTTCTTCGCAAAATCTGTAGTGGGAATGGACCCGATTTCAACGAAAATTCCGGTCAAAGGAATCTCCTTCACTTCGGGAGTTTCGGTTGATTTATAGACGAGCGAAGAAACGAATTTGTCTCCCTTGATTTCAACTATTTGAACATTCGTAAGAGCAGTCATCTTCGGATTCTCGAGAATTTTTTTTACCGTTATCGGGTCCGCTCTGAATTCCGTGCCTCTGTTAAAAAGGGTGACGCTTTTGGCGTAAGCCAAAAGCTGGGCGGCCGACTCAAAAGCCGCGTTCCCGCCCCCAATAACCGCCACATCTGCCCCCGCAAAAAGAGGCCCGTCGCACGATGCGCAATAGGTAATGCCTTTGTTCTCGAATACATCCGCTCCGGGAATGCCTTCCAATTTTTTTCGATGGCTTCCGGTCGTTACGAGGACAGTCCTCGCGGTGTATTCTCCCTTGTCAGTTTCGATTGTGAAAGCGCCGTCTTTATTTTTAAGAATTTGCTTTACGGATTCACCTGATTTTATTTCCACGATGTCGTTAGCATAAGCTCTCAGATGTTCTTCCAAGTTTTTAGCGAAATCCATTCCCTTGATAGAGACAGTGCCTATCCAGTTTTGGATATCGTCCGAAACAGTGCTCTGGTTTTCGAAATTTTTTGTGATGAAGACAGTCGAAAGCCGTTTCCTGGAAGCGTATACGCCAGCCGAGACCCCAGCAGGTCCTCCGCCTAAGATTGCAAGATCGTACATGATGATAAGTTAAAAGTGCAAAGTATAAAGTATAAAGTAGAATCTGATTATAGCAGAAGATGCAGAAAAGCCGAAGAGTTGACGCATTCGTATAGAAAGGTAGGATAAGACGAACTTTTGTACACCAATCACAACTAAACTGACAGAAAATATGCCACAAATTTGCAATTACATTACTTTTCGGGTCTCAAGCGAAGGCACAGTTGGAAGGGAGCGGACCTTCAGAAAGACTATCGACGTCCCATGTGAAAATCCGTACTTGCAGGGAAACGTATTCTTCGAGTTTGCAGGTAAGGGGATGGTCAAAGTGGAGCGCTCCAAAAAGCACGGTCGAAGATTCTATTTTCACTTCTGCGTCGAGAATGTTTTCAGGTTCCTCGATTATTGCGAGGCGGCGAAAAAAACAATCGGATGGGAAGAGGTATTTTCGGAAAGAGTCAGAAACACTAGAATCCGGAGTTGCGTTTGACTCCGGATTTTTCTTTTTTTCACACAAACTATCAATTAACAACTATCAACTTCTTCTACTTGAGTTTCGATCTTCGGAGGAATGCCGGCACAGCGCCCCAATCGTCATCGCTGTCGTCCACAACGGGGGTTATTTTCTTTTCTTCTAACTTTATCTCTTTTAAGTTCACCGTATTGAAGCTTGTCGCAGTCGGGATAGAGTTGTAAATTTTCCCTTTTTTCTCCTCCTTGTTTTCGCCTTCGCCTTGAAAGAGAGTGGCTTTCTTGAACGTCCCGTCCGGAAAGCCAGAGGCGATTACCGTTACTTTGACTTCATTTTTCTTCAGTTTGTCGTCGCGAACGGTGCCGAATATGACTTTTGAGTTCGGATCGATTGATTCTGTAATAATTTTTGCAGCGTCCTGAATTTCAAACATCATAAGGTCATCTCCGCCGGCAATCGAGAAGAGTACGCCCTTTGCCCCGTGTATGGAAATGTCGAGAAGAGGGGAGTTGATAGCGAGTTTAGCCGCTTCTTCCGCTCTTTTTTCACCCGACGCCATTCCGATTCCCATTAGGGCGGAACCTGCGTTATCCAATATCGCTCTCACGTCCGCAAAGTCCACATTGATGATTCCCGGATTGGTGATAAGGTCAGATATGCCTTCTACCGCTTGTTTTAATATTTCATCCGACATCTGGAAGGCCGCCTTAGCGCTCGTGTCCTTGCTCACAATATTTAGAATCCGATCATTCGGAATGACGATCAGTGCATCAACCGATTTTCGAAGTTCTTCGAGCCCTTGGTCGGCGAATTTCATTCTTTGCTGACCTTCGAAGAAAAACGGCTTAGTGACCACTGCAACAGTCAAGATATTCATTTCT contains:
- a CDS encoding FAD-dependent oxidoreductase, which produces MYDLAILGGGPAGVSAGVYASRKRLSTVFITKNFENQSTVSDDIQNWIGTVSIKGMDFAKNLEEHLRAYANDIVEIKSGESVKQILKNKDGAFTIETDKGEYTARTVLVTTGSHRKKLEGIPGADVFENKGITYCASCDGPLFAGADVAVIGGGNAAFESAAQLLAYAKSVTLFNRGTEFRADPITVKKILENPKMTALTNVQIVEIKGDKFVSSLVYKSTETPEVKEIPLTGIFVEIGSIPTTDFAKNVVKLDQWGHIIIDPRNQRTSIAGVWAAGDCTDSLYHQNNIAAGDAVRALEDIYLFLKAK
- a CDS encoding NUDIX hydrolase is translated as MLYLKKPKDFAKKFDVAACFFECNGEFLILHRHNHKSEGDKWGLPAGKINSGETPVDGALREIYEETGNRVRKENLVFFRKMYVRYPDFDFDYYLFSIALTEKPQVTLSEREHKDSKWVTPKGALSMNLMRDFDSTVRLFFCIK
- a CDS encoding winged helix-turn-helix domain-containing protein, giving the protein MGRVKTAKQMERHLKGMANHYRIQILLIIASNESITLDKIIEQINANEKTIGEHTRRLHSAGLISKKYRGHFVEHTLSPYGKTFVSFLKSFQRL
- the ftsZ gene encoding cell division protein FtsZ, with translation MPNISPEVEAFARIKVIGIGGSGKNAVNHMVNSKVKGVEFIAVNTDAQDLHNSLAKRKIHIGKNLTRGLGTGMNPELGKRAAEETKEEIQEAIKGADMVFIAGGEGGGTGTGGMPVVSKIAKEMNILTVAVVTKPFFFEGQQRMKFADQGLEELRKSVDALIVIPNDRILNIVSKDTSAKAAFQMSDEILKQAVEGISDLITNPGIINVDFADVRAILDNAGSALMGIGMASGEKRAEEAAKLAINSPLLDISIHGAKGVLFSIAGGDDLMMFEIQDAAKIITESIDPNSKVIFGTVRDDKLKKNEVKVTVIASGFPDGTFKKATLFQGEGENKEEKKGKIYNSIPTATSFNTVNLKEIKLEEKKITPVVDDSDDDWGAVPAFLRRSKLK